Proteins encoded in a region of the Streptomyces sp. NBC_00310 genome:
- a CDS encoding MFS transporter produces the protein MSEVVKPDAERRAVSKFLRRMLPILVLMLLINQMDRTNVGFVQDELRADVGVSATAYGLGAGLFFIGYALFEVPSNMLLERFGARVWLTRIMITWGLVIVAMCFIHNVWMFYGLRFLLGVAEAGFFPGVLLYFTQWLPDSSRGRASAIFLGGSATAYIVTGPITGALLELHGVGGFAGWRWMFALEGLLSIVVGFVAGFFLVSRIKDASWLTAEEKDALGAAVARDEEARSRAPRVSRLKLLIHPQVALLTTVFFAMALTGYAITFWLPSLVEEIGGLSPFQVGLLSAVPWICAVIAMYSMSRFTDRAPDRRPYLAAALVLSATGTFLATLGSPWFGLAAITMAAVGGKCAATLFWPMAQSGLDLKIAAPGLAVVNSIGNLGGFVSPTLFGYLKDTTGTTNGGLYTLSAASLLAVLGVALIRRSGGGTGSDSGTGSGSGTGSGSGEPARAQGRLATGDAR, from the coding sequence CGTGAAACCCGATGCCGAGCGCCGTGCCGTCAGCAAGTTCCTGCGCCGCATGCTGCCGATCCTCGTCCTGATGCTGCTGATCAACCAGATGGACCGGACGAACGTCGGCTTCGTACAGGACGAGCTGCGGGCCGACGTCGGGGTGAGCGCCACCGCGTACGGACTCGGCGCGGGCCTGTTCTTCATCGGGTACGCCCTCTTCGAGGTGCCGAGCAACATGCTCCTGGAGCGGTTCGGCGCCCGGGTCTGGCTGACCCGCATCATGATCACCTGGGGACTGGTGATCGTGGCGATGTGCTTCATCCACAACGTATGGATGTTCTACGGGCTGCGCTTCCTGCTCGGTGTCGCGGAGGCGGGCTTCTTCCCCGGCGTCCTCCTCTACTTCACCCAGTGGCTGCCGGACTCCAGCCGGGGCCGGGCGAGCGCGATCTTCCTGGGCGGCTCGGCCACCGCGTACATCGTGACCGGGCCGATCACGGGCGCGCTGCTGGAGCTGCACGGGGTCGGCGGATTCGCCGGGTGGCGCTGGATGTTCGCGCTCGAAGGGCTGCTGTCGATCGTCGTCGGCTTCGTCGCCGGGTTCTTCCTCGTCTCCCGTATCAAGGACGCCTCCTGGCTCACGGCGGAGGAGAAGGACGCGCTGGGCGCGGCGGTCGCACGGGACGAGGAGGCGCGCAGCCGGGCCCCGCGGGTGTCGCGGCTGAAGCTGTTGATCCACCCTCAGGTGGCGCTGCTGACCACGGTGTTCTTCGCGATGGCCCTCACCGGGTACGCGATCACCTTCTGGCTGCCCAGTCTGGTCGAGGAGATCGGCGGGCTGTCGCCGTTCCAGGTCGGTCTGTTGTCGGCCGTCCCGTGGATCTGCGCGGTGATCGCCATGTACTCGATGAGCCGGTTCACCGACCGCGCCCCCGACCGCCGCCCCTATCTGGCCGCCGCCCTGGTCCTGTCCGCCACGGGCACCTTCCTGGCCACGCTGGGCTCCCCCTGGTTCGGCCTGGCGGCCATCACAATGGCCGCGGTCGGCGGGAAGTGCGCGGCCACCCTGTTCTGGCCGATGGCGCAGTCGGGGCTCGACCTGAAGATCGCCGCGCCCGGCCTCGCGGTCGTCAACTCCATCGGAAACCTGGGCGGTTTCGTCTCCCCCACCCTCTTCGGCTACCTCAAGGACACGACCGGCACGACGAACGGGGGCCTGTACACGCTGTCCGCGGCGTCCCTGCTCGCGGTGCTCGGGGTGGCGCTGATCCGCAGGAGCGGCGGTGGCACGGGGTCGGATTCGGGGACGGGTTCGGGTTCGGGGACGGGTTCGGGTTCGGGCGAACCCGCCCGTGCGCAGGGCAGGTTGGCGACGGGTGACGCCCGGTAG